A part of Paenibacillus sp. 481 genomic DNA contains:
- a CDS encoding TIGR02678 family protein translates to MVKIKVGKLSSKRQRMNLPDRNEIEERKQICMSALLNRPWIDKEKNAEIYYWIKDQYFEIKDWFMRYTGYSIVMNRNFIKLEKVPAHAFPWMGFQEFREPLDYALFTYSLWYLENKTEGEQFLLTKLVIDIRQYMVEQGMDVNWGNYYHRLSMARALRKLKNLNIVRSVDGEEANWALKYEHHDVLYECTCYSRYILRSFPDELSSYTDMNQLKETMPYGTDSNEIEMKRRHELYRRFLLEPILLNHQWYGDPSYLQQEASFLIKNLKTMFGWEGSRYREGILLFETNSMSESETFPTQFALSDMAMLLLGEIRSMESNSEIGMKVELNGFLRLTKNEIERALIHLKARFGEFWTTEHKKMNSAVLAEEICDHLTEWGFGHWEDHMFFVLNGAGGRWKVQYGSTEQAD, encoded by the coding sequence ATGGTAAAGATTAAAGTAGGTAAGCTCAGTTCTAAGAGACAACGAATGAATCTTCCAGATCGCAATGAAATTGAGGAAAGAAAACAAATCTGTATGAGCGCTCTATTGAATCGCCCATGGATTGATAAGGAAAAAAATGCTGAGATTTATTATTGGATTAAAGATCAGTATTTTGAAATCAAAGATTGGTTTATGCGCTATACCGGCTACTCGATCGTTATGAATAGAAATTTTATTAAACTGGAGAAAGTCCCGGCGCATGCGTTCCCGTGGATGGGATTTCAAGAGTTCCGCGAACCCTTAGATTACGCCTTGTTCACATATAGTCTATGGTATCTGGAGAACAAAACAGAAGGCGAACAATTTTTGCTAACCAAGTTAGTAATTGATATTAGACAATACATGGTTGAGCAAGGAATGGACGTGAACTGGGGGAATTATTACCATCGTTTATCCATGGCCAGAGCATTAAGAAAATTGAAAAATTTGAATATCGTACGATCCGTAGATGGTGAAGAGGCGAACTGGGCTTTAAAGTATGAACATCATGATGTGTTGTATGAATGTACGTGTTATTCACGCTACATCTTAAGAAGTTTCCCTGATGAATTATCCAGTTATACCGATATGAATCAATTAAAAGAAACGATGCCCTACGGGACGGATTCTAATGAAATAGAGATGAAGAGGAGACATGAACTGTACCGCCGTTTTTTGCTAGAACCTATACTACTTAATCATCAGTGGTATGGAGATCCTTCCTATCTTCAACAAGAAGCCAGTTTCTTAATTAAAAATTTAAAAACGATGTTTGGTTGGGAAGGGAGCCGCTATAGAGAGGGGATTCTTCTGTTCGAAACGAATAGCATGTCAGAATCGGAGACCTTTCCAACACAGTTTGCTTTGTCTGACATGGCAATGCTTTTGTTAGGAGAAATTCGAAGTATGGAGTCGAACTCTGAAATAGGTATGAAAGTTGAGCTGAATGGCTTCTTACGTTTGACTAAAAATGAAATTGAACGCGCACTCATTCATTTAAAAGCACGTTTTGGAGAATTCTGGACGACCGAGCATAAAAAGATGAATTCTGCCGTTCTGGCTGAAGAAATATGCGATCATTTGACTGAATGGGGATTCGGACATTGGGAAGATCACATGTTTTTTGTATTAAATGGAGCTGGAGGAAGATGGAAAGTTCAGTATGGCTCAACAGAACAGGCTGATTAG